A stretch of Streptococcus chenjunshii DNA encodes these proteins:
- a CDS encoding peptidylprolyl isomerase has translation MKKYFYLALAAAGLFLLAGCEDLNRLLKGEEYVASSQAASASQSAASSYQKALDKALKAKTSAFPQLSKKVASNEAQVKIQTSMGDITVKLFPDYAPLAVENFLTHAKTGYYDGVLFHRVIDDFVIQGGDPSGQGDGGESIWKGKDSSIDSGNGFANEITPYLYHFRGALAMANSGENTNTSQFFIVQNTENQSESLSASQYPQPVIEAYKDGGYPSLDGNYTVFGQVTDGMDVVDKIAQTATDSQDKPETDVTITSVKIIKDYSFKK, from the coding sequence ATGAAGAAATATTTTTATCTGGCTTTAGCCGCTGCCGGACTTTTTCTTTTAGCCGGCTGTGAGGATCTCAACCGTTTGCTGAAAGGAGAGGAATACGTTGCCTCCAGTCAGGCAGCCAGCGCCAGCCAGTCAGCAGCCAGCAGCTACCAAAAAGCTCTGGATAAAGCGTTAAAAGCCAAAACGTCTGCCTTCCCGCAGCTTTCCAAAAAGGTCGCTTCTAATGAGGCTCAAGTCAAAATACAAACCTCTATGGGTGATATCACTGTCAAACTGTTTCCTGATTACGCTCCGCTGGCCGTTGAAAATTTTCTGACACATGCCAAAACAGGCTATTATGACGGGGTGCTTTTTCATCGTGTCATTGATGATTTTGTTATTCAAGGAGGCGATCCCAGCGGTCAGGGAGACGGCGGTGAATCCATCTGGAAAGGAAAAGACAGCAGTATTGACAGCGGCAATGGTTTTGCCAATGAAATCACTCCTTATCTCTATCATTTTCGTGGTGCGCTGGCTATGGCTAACAGCGGTGAAAACACAAATACCAGTCAATTCTTTATTGTACAAAATACGGAAAACCAGTCAGAATCTCTGTCTGCAAGCCAATACCCGCAGCCTGTTATTGAAGCCTACAAAGATGGAGGCTATCCCAGTTTAGATGGGAATTACACTGTCTTCGGACAGGTGACCGACGGAATGGATGTTGTGGATAAAATTGCACAGACAGCTACCGATAGCCAAGATAAGCCTGAAACCGACGTAACAATTACCTCTGTTAAAATCATCAAAGATTATTCATTTAAAAAATAA